The nucleotide sequence ATCGGAGGCGAGTCGGTTGGCGATCGACGAGTGATACATCGCGTCATGATACGTCTCCATTTCGATCGTCTTGATCCGGAGCTGCCGCGCCTTCTCCTCCGTGAAGCAGCCAGGCGCGAACCGCGATCGCCTCTGTTTCGAGTCGGCTGCTCCGCCCTCGTCCTTGTCGTCGGAGTCCGTCTTTGCCTCCGGGTCAATGTAGTCGG is from Pyrus communis chromosome 10, drPyrComm1.1, whole genome shotgun sequence and encodes:
- the LOC137746911 gene encoding uncharacterized protein, whose translation is MSTNLINFRPILTAPCAAGKRRPSSVGGKGSPSKWWTPIFGWSSEPDYIDPEAKTDSDDKDEGGAADSKQRRSRFAPGCFTEEKARQLRIKTIEMETYHDAMYHSSIANRLASDFRNRSDL